In a genomic window of Pseudoxanthomonas sp. Root65:
- a CDS encoding porin produces MRRHSDLRKRKGSGVAILGALACSLALPVSAQSQPTVQELLQRLEALERRVGDAPTAVAAEDESGPATLGDLDQRLRILERRLELQQEEAAAKAKDAPVIAVNDKGASLKSGNGDFEFRLRGLVQGDARFFLDDDAVPQNDTFLFRRIRPTIEGSLGKLVAFRLTPEFAGDSATIVDAYVDVKLDPAFTLRAGKVKGPIGLERLQSGSAIGLIERSFPTELAPNRDLGVQAQGEFAEGRVSYVAGVYNGAPDGRDAATTNPDDEFEYAGRLFFEPFKNTSSSWSGLGFGIAGSLGDKQGTGNNFLPRYRTQGQAQFFNYRTAVAADGEHSRISPQGYLYRGRFGLLAEYIASKQELLITSGAAAGTRADLENTAWQATASWVLTGEDASYRGVVKPSKPFSPGSGWGAWELVGRYGELEIDDDAFPLFADPVVAARRAKAWTLGVNWYLTSNLKLVVNYLDTQFEGGAAAGADREDEKAVFSRLQVAF; encoded by the coding sequence ATGCGGAGACACTCGGACTTACGCAAGCGAAAAGGCAGCGGCGTCGCCATCCTGGGCGCACTGGCCTGTTCGCTGGCGCTCCCCGTGTCCGCGCAGAGCCAGCCCACCGTGCAAGAACTGCTGCAGCGACTGGAAGCCCTGGAACGCCGTGTCGGCGACGCGCCGACCGCCGTGGCCGCGGAGGACGAATCGGGCCCGGCGACCCTGGGTGATCTGGACCAGCGCCTGCGCATCCTCGAGCGTCGCCTCGAACTGCAGCAGGAAGAAGCCGCCGCCAAGGCCAAGGACGCTCCTGTCATCGCAGTGAACGACAAGGGCGCCTCGCTCAAGTCCGGGAACGGCGACTTCGAATTCAGGCTGCGCGGCCTGGTGCAGGGCGACGCACGCTTCTTCCTGGACGACGACGCGGTGCCACAGAACGACACGTTCCTGTTCCGTCGCATCCGCCCGACCATCGAGGGATCGCTGGGCAAGCTGGTGGCGTTCCGGCTGACACCCGAGTTCGCCGGCGACAGCGCGACGATCGTCGACGCCTACGTCGATGTGAAGCTGGACCCGGCCTTCACCCTGCGCGCCGGCAAGGTCAAGGGCCCCATCGGCCTGGAACGCTTGCAATCCGGCAGTGCGATCGGACTGATCGAGCGCAGCTTCCCCACCGAACTGGCGCCCAACCGCGACCTTGGCGTGCAGGCGCAGGGCGAATTCGCGGAGGGGCGCGTCAGTTATGTGGCGGGCGTCTACAACGGCGCACCGGACGGACGCGACGCTGCGACCACCAATCCGGACGACGAGTTCGAATACGCCGGTCGCCTGTTTTTCGAGCCCTTCAAGAACACCAGCAGTTCGTGGTCGGGGCTCGGCTTCGGCATCGCCGGCAGCCTCGGCGACAAGCAGGGAACGGGCAACAATTTCCTGCCGCGCTATCGCACCCAAGGCCAGGCGCAGTTCTTCAACTACCGCACGGCGGTGGCGGCCGATGGCGAACACAGCCGCATTTCGCCGCAGGGCTATCTGTATCGCGGCCGGTTCGGCCTGCTGGCCGAATACATCGCGTCGAAGCAGGAACTGTTGATCACCAGCGGCGCCGCGGCAGGCACGCGGGCAGATCTCGAGAACACCGCCTGGCAGGCGACGGCGAGCTGGGTGCTGACCGGCGAAGATGCCAGCTACCGCGGCGTGGTGAAGCCGTCGAAGCCGTTCAGTCCCGGCAGTGGCTGGGGTGCGTGGGAACTGGTGGGGCGGTACGGCGAACTGGAAATCGACGACGATGCCTTCCCGCTGTTCGCCGATCCGGTGGTCGCCGCGCGGCGCGCCAAGGCCTGGACGCTGGGCGTCAACTGGTACCTCACCAGCAACCTGAAGCTGGTCGTCAACTACCTCGACACGCAGTTCGAGGGCGGTGCCGCCGCCGGCGCGGATCGCGAAGACGAAAAGGCCGTGTTCTCGCGACTGCAGGTCGCCTTCTGA
- the kbl gene encoding glycine C-acetyltransferase → MSNALTAHYATTLDEIRAQGLFKAERIITSPQAAEITLADGRTVLNFCANNYLGLADHPDIIQAAKDALDTHGFGMASVRFICGTQDLHKQLEKTIAEFFGTEDTILYAACFDANGGLFEPLLGEDDAIISDALNHASIIDGVRLCKAKRFRYANCDMADLEAQLQAADAAGCKTKLITTDGVFSMDGFIAPLDEITALAKKYDALVHIDECHATGFLGATGRGSAEVKGVLDRIDIVTGTLGKAMGGALGGFTTARKEVIELLRQRSRPYLFSNSLPPHVVAAGITAFEMLDAAGDLRETLAANTAYFREKMTAAGFDIKPGVHPISPVMLYDAPLAQRFAERLLEEGIYAIGFFFPVVPKGQARIRTQISAAHTRDHLDRAIDAFIRIGRELGVLKV, encoded by the coding sequence ATGTCCAACGCGCTGACCGCCCACTACGCCACCACCCTCGACGAGATCCGCGCCCAGGGCCTGTTCAAGGCCGAGCGCATCATCACCAGCCCGCAGGCGGCGGAGATCACCTTGGCCGACGGGCGGACGGTGCTGAACTTCTGCGCCAACAACTACCTGGGGCTGGCCGATCATCCGGACATCATCCAGGCCGCGAAGGACGCCCTGGATACGCATGGCTTCGGCATGGCGTCGGTGCGCTTCATCTGCGGCACGCAGGATCTGCACAAGCAACTGGAGAAGACGATCGCCGAGTTCTTCGGCACCGAGGACACCATCCTCTACGCCGCCTGCTTCGATGCGAATGGCGGCCTGTTCGAGCCGTTGCTGGGCGAGGACGACGCGATCATCTCCGACGCACTGAACCACGCCTCCATCATCGACGGCGTGCGCCTGTGCAAGGCCAAGCGCTTCCGCTATGCCAACTGCGACATGGCGGATCTGGAAGCGCAGTTGCAGGCGGCCGATGCCGCCGGCTGCAAGACCAAACTCATCACCACCGACGGCGTGTTCTCGATGGACGGCTTCATCGCCCCGCTGGACGAGATCACCGCGCTGGCGAAGAAGTACGACGCGCTGGTGCACATCGACGAATGCCACGCCACCGGCTTCCTCGGCGCGACGGGCCGTGGCTCGGCCGAGGTGAAGGGCGTGCTGGACCGGATCGACATCGTCACCGGCACGCTGGGCAAGGCGATGGGCGGCGCGCTGGGTGGCTTCACCACGGCGCGGAAGGAAGTGATCGAACTGCTGCGCCAGCGTTCGCGCCCTTACCTGTTTTCCAACTCGCTGCCGCCGCATGTGGTGGCCGCCGGCATCACGGCGTTCGAGATGCTCGATGCCGCCGGCGACCTGCGCGAGACGCTGGCCGCCAACACCGCCTACTTCCGCGAAAAGATGACCGCCGCCGGTTTCGACATCAAGCCGGGCGTGCACCCGATCAGCCCGGTGATGCTGTACGACGCACCGCTGGCGCAGCGCTTCGCCGAACGCCTGCTGGAGGAAGGCATCTATGCGATCGGCTTCTTCTTCCCGGTGGTGCCGAAGGGACAGGCGCGCATCCGTACGCAGATCAGCGCCGCGCACACGCGCGACCACCTGGACCGCGCCATCGATGCCTTCATCCGCATCGGCCGCGAACTGGGCGTGCTGAAGGTCTGA
- a CDS encoding OmpA family protein: MNKKILCAALLGGLSLANHAMAQEFDDRWYLTGSAGFNLQDDDRTTRNAPFLGLGLGKFISPNWSLDGELNYQNPKFEDNQDALWSQYGVSLDLRRHFIQEGRGWNPYIVAGLGMQRSEEESLINASNQRRDNNLAAKLGVGLQTTLDNRVGVRAELAYRADFDDQSAAAPQEDWFGDVLASVGVVIPLGPKAEAAAPPAPPAAPSCADLDDDGDGVNNCDDKCPGSQAGQTIGPDGCPVQVSIDLKGVNFDFDKSTLRPDAIAILSEAAEILKRYPDLRVEVAGHTDLCGADAYNQSLSQRRSQTVYDYLTSNGVSASRLVGPIGYGESRPLEPTAQTLPGCKSERNRRTELNVQN; encoded by the coding sequence ATGAACAAGAAGATTCTCTGCGCCGCGCTGTTGGGCGGCCTGAGCCTCGCAAACCACGCGATGGCGCAGGAGTTCGATGACCGCTGGTACCTCACCGGTTCGGCCGGTTTCAACCTGCAGGACGATGACCGCACCACGCGCAACGCCCCTTTCCTGGGTCTGGGCCTGGGCAAGTTCATCAGCCCGAACTGGTCGCTGGACGGTGAACTGAACTACCAGAACCCGAAGTTCGAAGACAACCAGGATGCCCTGTGGAGCCAGTACGGCGTTTCGCTGGACCTGCGTCGCCACTTCATCCAGGAAGGCCGCGGCTGGAACCCGTACATCGTGGCGGGCCTGGGCATGCAGCGTTCGGAAGAAGAGTCGCTGATCAACGCCTCCAACCAGCGTCGTGACAACAACCTCGCCGCCAAGCTGGGCGTCGGCCTGCAGACCACGCTCGACAACCGCGTCGGCGTGCGTGCCGAGCTGGCCTACCGCGCCGACTTCGACGACCAGAGCGCTGCGGCTCCGCAGGAAGACTGGTTCGGCGACGTGCTCGCCTCGGTCGGCGTCGTGATCCCGCTGGGTCCGAAGGCCGAAGCCGCTGCTCCGCCGGCCCCGCCGGCTGCGCCGAGCTGCGCGGACCTGGATGACGACGGTGACGGCGTCAACAACTGCGATGACAAGTGCCCCGGTTCGCAGGCTGGCCAGACCATCGGTCCGGACGGCTGCCCGGTGCAGGTTTCGATCGACCTGAAGGGCGTGAACTTCGACTTCGACAAGTCGACCCTGCGTCCCGACGCGATCGCCATCCTGAGCGAAGCCGCCGAGATCCTGAAGCGCTACCCCGACCTGCGCGTCGAAGTGGCCGGCCACACCGACCTGTGCGGTGCGGACGCCTACAACCAGTCGCTGTCGCAGCGTCGTTCGCAGACCGTGTACGACTACCTGACCAGCAACGGTGTCAGCGCCTCGCGTCTGGTGGGCCCGATCGGTTACGGCGAGAGCCGTCCGCTGGAGCCGACCGCGCAGACCCTGCCGGGCTGCAAGAGCGAGCGTAACCGTCGTACGGAACTGAACGTCCAGAACTGA
- a CDS encoding Wadjet anti-phage system protein JetA family protein: MTQPPSLFPLLPGGLFGPLASANREHYWLLLCRLFDEFFGPDAPVPPSMGFQRREITAALERYLLADDPWEDEDGQTPDTPLPVRVNSIYERFRSTGWLRQERIGAREMVTMPPVVHQFLSLLVEFAEHGPTFVSAKMRSIEHQLQQVADGRASGDALDEAADQARRLLVSLSSMSLQVRDLMPELSKAESTAQFARQWFERYVSAFFIGDYAELHKGDHPLARRSAILSVAQQIETGERRTALQAWYREHVGGGDDARGDQRFARSLRRLRELDRIDEYLGRLDDDIRQANRRALAFLDYRLRAPDKLDTLLRRACRGVQHAPEAALRLPVAPGALMDAARLRPPRQKPQSIPRSANATQPPTPEQLARLSLLRRMKRARLVNADDMARYIGTHLDNRDEVESGAFSIASIEDLRAYQTLLTLALRSHRTGGLRREDPLGRLLRGCRVELLDAGGRDDNGYLRAPRFVVRRIGQPSRKTA, from the coding sequence ATGACCCAGCCGCCGTCGTTGTTCCCCCTGCTGCCCGGCGGGCTGTTCGGCCCGCTCGCCTCGGCCAACCGCGAGCACTACTGGCTGCTGCTGTGCCGGCTGTTCGACGAATTCTTCGGGCCGGATGCGCCGGTGCCGCCGAGCATGGGGTTCCAGCGTCGCGAGATCACCGCGGCGCTGGAGCGCTACCTGCTGGCCGACGACCCGTGGGAAGACGAGGACGGCCAGACTCCGGACACGCCGCTGCCGGTGCGGGTCAACAGCATCTACGAGCGCTTCCGCAGCACGGGATGGCTGCGGCAGGAACGCATCGGCGCGCGCGAGATGGTCACCATGCCGCCGGTCGTGCACCAGTTCCTCTCGCTGCTGGTGGAATTCGCCGAGCACGGCCCGACCTTCGTCTCGGCCAAGATGCGCTCGATCGAACACCAGCTGCAGCAGGTGGCCGACGGCAGGGCGTCCGGCGATGCCCTGGACGAAGCCGCCGACCAGGCACGGCGACTGCTGGTGTCGCTGTCGTCGATGAGCCTGCAGGTCCGCGACCTGATGCCGGAACTGAGCAAGGCCGAATCCACCGCGCAGTTCGCACGCCAGTGGTTCGAGCGCTATGTCAGCGCATTCTTCATCGGCGACTACGCCGAACTGCACAAAGGCGACCATCCGCTGGCGCGACGCAGCGCGATCCTGTCGGTGGCGCAGCAGATCGAGACCGGCGAGCGCCGCACCGCGCTGCAAGCGTGGTATCGCGAACACGTCGGCGGTGGCGATGACGCGCGCGGCGACCAGCGCTTCGCGCGCAGCCTGCGCCGGCTGCGCGAACTCGATCGCATCGACGAATACCTGGGCCGGCTGGACGACGACATCCGCCAGGCCAACCGGCGTGCGCTGGCCTTCCTCGACTACCGGTTGCGTGCGCCGGACAAGCTGGACACGCTGTTGCGCCGCGCCTGCCGCGGCGTGCAGCACGCACCGGAAGCTGCGCTGCGTTTGCCGGTGGCGCCGGGCGCGCTGATGGACGCGGCGCGCCTGCGCCCGCCGCGGCAGAAGCCGCAGTCGATCCCGCGCAGCGCCAACGCCACCCAGCCCCCCACCCCCGAACAACTGGCCCGGCTCAGCCTGCTGCGGCGGATGAAACGCGCGCGACTGGTCAATGCCGACGACATGGCGCGCTACATCGGCACGCACCTGGACAACCGCGACGAGGTCGAGTCCGGCGCGTTCTCCATCGCCAGCATCGAAGACCTGCGCGCCTACCAGACCCTGCTCACGCTCGCCCTGCGCAGCCATCGCACCGGCGGCCTGCGGCGCGAAGACCCGCTGGGTCGCCTGTTGCGCGGCTGCCGCGTCGAGTTGCTCGACGCCGGCGGGCGCGACGACAACGGCTACCTGCGCGCGCCGCGCTTCGTCGTGCGCCGCATCGGCCAGCCTTCACGGAAAACCGCATGA
- a CDS encoding DUF4194 domain-containing protein — translation MKRSWTTLSQLSNGVYAVQDFERAAYRLVVEQVLYASDRSTRLAYHLVEDHYDDFVAALAPLGIRLERNAHYRYVVALPAHAEGVPVTLAETLLLLVLRQRYDEAMRQGLVEDEGVVTVELPELQEAYQALAGRPMPEVGALRELARTLKRWGTCRLVESEPDDPQPFHLHVRPAIVEIVGEQWLQRLDQHNRDDDADAADHDDVTEDGDAAA, via the coding sequence ATGAAACGCAGCTGGACCACCCTCAGCCAACTCTCCAACGGCGTCTACGCCGTGCAGGATTTCGAACGCGCCGCCTACCGGCTGGTGGTGGAGCAGGTGCTGTACGCCAGCGACCGCAGCACGCGCCTGGCCTACCACCTGGTGGAAGATCACTACGACGATTTCGTCGCCGCGCTGGCGCCGCTGGGCATCCGCCTGGAGCGCAACGCGCACTACCGCTACGTGGTGGCGCTGCCCGCGCATGCCGAGGGCGTGCCGGTGACGCTGGCCGAAACGCTGTTGCTGCTGGTGCTGCGGCAGCGCTACGACGAGGCGATGCGGCAGGGCCTGGTGGAGGACGAAGGCGTCGTCACCGTGGAGCTGCCCGAACTTCAGGAGGCCTACCAGGCGCTCGCCGGACGGCCGATGCCCGAGGTCGGCGCACTGCGCGAACTGGCGCGCACGCTCAAGCGCTGGGGCACGTGCCGGCTGGTGGAATCGGAACCCGACGATCCGCAGCCGTTCCACCTGCATGTGCGGCCCGCCATCGTCGAGATCGTCGGCGAGCAGTGGCTGCAACGCCTGGACCAGCACAACCGCGACGACGATGCCGACGCGGCCGACCACGACGACGTCACGGAGGACGGCGATGCAGCAGCTTGA
- a CDS encoding LysR family transcriptional regulator, giving the protein MDRVGDLTLFLRVLDLGSITAAAHSLDLSVAVASQRLKRLEKDLGVRLLHRTTRRLHPTPEGLALAQQGRVLVEELESLGSGLREAASDVAGTLRVTMSASFGRQYVSPLLPDFLARHPKVRLSVHLSDNVVDLVSEGFDLAIRIGALDDSRMVARRIAPNRRVLCASPEYLDRRGTPETPAQLADHDCLLLFGTGGRQDVWRLGTPDGDEVAVRVQGRFESNFGEVLRDASLAGQGIVVHSLWHVADDLRAGRLKVVLPDFPLPTTAISAVMPQRRLVPPRVRAFVDVLSNAFGEHPPWERGLSA; this is encoded by the coding sequence ATGGACCGTGTCGGCGACCTCACCCTGTTCCTGCGCGTGCTGGACCTTGGCTCCATCACGGCTGCCGCCCACAGCCTGGACCTGTCGGTGGCGGTCGCCAGCCAGCGCCTGAAGCGGCTGGAGAAGGATCTGGGCGTGCGCTTGCTGCATCGGACCACGCGCCGCCTCCACCCCACGCCCGAAGGACTGGCGCTGGCGCAGCAGGGGCGGGTGCTGGTGGAGGAACTGGAGTCGCTGGGCAGCGGCCTGCGCGAAGCGGCCAGCGACGTCGCCGGCACGCTGCGGGTGACCATGTCGGCCTCGTTCGGGCGCCAGTACGTCTCGCCGCTGCTGCCCGATTTTCTCGCCCGCCACCCCAAGGTCCGCCTGAGCGTGCATCTGAGCGACAACGTGGTGGACCTGGTCAGCGAGGGCTTCGACCTTGCCATCCGCATCGGCGCACTCGACGACTCGCGCATGGTCGCGCGGCGGATCGCCCCCAACCGCAGGGTGCTGTGCGCTTCGCCGGAGTACCTGGATAGACGTGGAACGCCGGAAACGCCGGCGCAACTCGCCGACCACGACTGCCTGCTGCTGTTCGGCACGGGCGGGCGTCAGGACGTGTGGCGGCTGGGCACGCCGGACGGCGATGAGGTGGCGGTGCGCGTGCAGGGGCGCTTCGAGAGCAACTTCGGCGAAGTGCTGCGCGATGCCTCGCTGGCCGGGCAGGGGATCGTGGTGCACTCGCTATGGCATGTCGCGGACGATCTGCGTGCGGGGCGCCTGAAGGTCGTGCTGCCCGACTTTCCGCTGCCCACGACCGCGATCAGCGCCGTGATGCCGCAACGCCGGCTGGTGCCGCCACGAGTGCGTGCCTTCGTGGATGTGTTGTCGAACGCGTTCGGCGAGCACCCGCCGTGGGAGCGCGGACTGTCGGCGTAG
- a CDS encoding pseudouridine synthase gives MTSRRPPSRDASRSARPRVPAEQGTRHGLARVLSKQGVCSRTQAARWIIEGRVSVDGRIVRDPEFPVVAGRAVIRVDGVANALPERCYLMLNKPRGLVTTARDEQGRDTVYRCLDGAGLPWVAPVGRLDKASEGLLLFTNDPEWAARITDPATGPDKTYHVQVDRLPDDLLLQGLKTGVDVDGEHLSARDVRVLRSGERNAWLEIVLEEGRNRQIRRLLAAFDVGVLRLVRVAVGSLALGELAKGAWRRLEPHERDALAPTAGR, from the coding sequence ATGACCTCGCGCAGACCCCCTTCCCGCGACGCTTCGCGTAGCGCGCGTCCCCGTGTGCCGGCGGAGCAGGGGACACGGCATGGGCTGGCCCGCGTGCTGTCCAAGCAGGGCGTGTGCTCGCGCACGCAAGCTGCGCGCTGGATCATCGAAGGCCGGGTGTCCGTCGATGGGCGGATCGTGCGCGATCCCGAGTTCCCCGTGGTCGCCGGTCGCGCGGTGATTCGGGTGGACGGCGTGGCCAACGCCTTGCCGGAGCGCTGCTACCTGATGCTCAACAAGCCGCGTGGCCTGGTCACCACGGCGCGCGACGAGCAGGGGCGCGACACCGTCTACCGGTGCCTGGACGGCGCGGGATTGCCGTGGGTCGCGCCGGTGGGCCGGCTCGACAAGGCCAGCGAAGGCCTGCTGCTGTTCACCAACGACCCCGAATGGGCCGCGCGCATCACCGATCCCGCGACGGGCCCGGACAAGACGTACCACGTGCAGGTCGACAGACTGCCGGACGACCTGCTGCTGCAAGGCCTGAAAACCGGCGTGGACGTCGATGGCGAGCATCTGTCCGCCCGTGACGTTCGCGTGCTGCGCAGCGGCGAGCGCAATGCCTGGCTGGAGATCGTGCTGGAGGAAGGGCGCAACCGGCAGATCCGTCGCCTGCTGGCCGCGTTCGATGTCGGCGTGCTGCGGCTGGTGCGCGTCGCGGTGGGATCGCTGGCGCTGGGCGAACTGGCCAAGGGCGCCTGGCGCAGGCTGGAGCCGCATGAGCGCGACGCGCTCGCGCCGACCGCCGGGCGCTGA
- a CDS encoding zinc-binding alcohol dehydrogenase family protein, with the protein MKAVALTRYLPIDDPQSLVDVELDTPVASGHDLLVRVEAVSVNPVDTKVRSPKPQVEAQPKVLGYDAAGIVEAVGDAVTRFKPGDAVYYAGDITRSGSNAQFQLVDERIVGRKPVSLDFAQAAALPLTTITAWELLFHRMPYTPDGGGHGQSLLVIAGAGGVGSIAIQLARRAGFTVIATASRQDTIDWCKALGADHVVNHREPLAPQLKALGFDSVDAALNLADTDHYWTELGELLAPLGHVGLIVEPRGELRIGDPYKAKSLGIHWEMMFARPRFRTADMGEQGALLDRVADLLDAGELRGTLTGTLSPINAANLREAHRRLESGTTVGKLVLAGW; encoded by the coding sequence ATGAAAGCCGTCGCCCTGACCCGTTACCTGCCCATCGACGACCCGCAATCGCTGGTCGACGTCGAACTCGACACGCCCGTCGCCAGCGGCCATGACCTGCTGGTGCGCGTGGAAGCTGTGTCGGTGAATCCGGTCGACACCAAGGTGCGCTCGCCGAAGCCGCAGGTGGAAGCGCAGCCGAAGGTGCTGGGTTACGACGCGGCAGGCATCGTCGAAGCCGTCGGCGACGCCGTCACCCGCTTCAAGCCCGGCGATGCCGTCTACTACGCCGGCGACATCACCCGTTCCGGCAGCAATGCGCAGTTCCAGCTCGTCGACGAGCGCATCGTCGGGCGCAAGCCGGTGTCGCTCGACTTCGCGCAGGCGGCTGCGCTGCCGCTGACCACGATCACTGCGTGGGAGCTGCTGTTCCACCGCATGCCGTACACCCCTGATGGTGGCGGCCACGGCCAGTCGCTGCTGGTGATCGCCGGTGCCGGCGGCGTAGGCTCGATCGCGATCCAGCTGGCCAGGCGCGCCGGCTTCACCGTCATCGCCACTGCGTCGCGGCAGGACACCATCGACTGGTGCAAGGCGCTGGGTGCGGACCATGTGGTCAACCACCGCGAACCGCTGGCTCCGCAGCTGAAGGCGCTGGGCTTCGACAGCGTCGACGCCGCCCTGAACCTGGCCGACACCGACCATTACTGGACCGAACTGGGCGAACTGCTGGCCCCGCTCGGCCATGTCGGCCTGATCGTCGAGCCGCGCGGCGAGCTGCGCATCGGCGACCCGTACAAGGCCAAGAGCCTCGGCATCCACTGGGAAATGATGTTCGCCCGCCCGCGCTTCCGCACCGCCGACATGGGCGAACAGGGCGCGCTGCTGGACCGCGTGGCCGACCTGCTCGACGCCGGTGAACTGCGCGGCACGCTGACCGGCACGCTGTCGCCGATCAACGCGGCGAACCTGCGCGAGGCGCATCGCCGGCTGGAGTCGGGCACCACCGTGGGCAAGCTGGTCCTGGCAGGCTGGTAA
- a CDS encoding MFS transporter, which translates to MSPIPSPAPRMPLGLYALTAGAFGIGTTEFVIMGLLMQIAADLQVSIAAAGLLISGYALGVFVGAPLLTAATSRMPRKAVLVALMIVFTLGNLACALAPNYELLMVARVITSLAHGTFFGVGAVVATGMVSEDRKASAISIMFTGLTMATLLGVPAGAWLGLQFGWRATFWAVTAIGVLATLIIATLVPADRSAPAALSFRDELRVVTRPQVLLGLLMTVLGFGGMFTVYTYIQPLLTQVTGFADAAVSPILLVFGVGMIVGNLLGGRFADRRLAPALLGTLALLALVMGAMTFVLHSRWAMIAFTGLLGAAAFATVSPLQLWVLQKASGAQSLASSLNIGAFNLGNALGAWLGGVVISQGLGLSALPWVAALVPASAFAVALWALALQRRQRYTLAADAGCA; encoded by the coding sequence ATGTCTCCCATCCCCTCCCCCGCGCCACGCATGCCGCTGGGCCTGTACGCGCTGACCGCCGGTGCGTTCGGCATCGGCACCACCGAGTTCGTCATCATGGGGCTGCTGATGCAGATCGCCGCCGACCTGCAGGTTTCGATCGCCGCCGCAGGCCTGCTGATTTCCGGCTATGCGCTGGGGGTTTTCGTTGGCGCGCCGCTGCTGACGGCGGCGACCAGCCGGATGCCACGCAAGGCGGTGCTGGTGGCGCTGATGATCGTGTTCACCCTGGGCAATCTGGCCTGCGCGCTGGCGCCGAACTACGAACTGCTGATGGTCGCGCGGGTGATCACCTCGCTGGCGCACGGCACGTTCTTCGGTGTCGGTGCGGTGGTCGCCACCGGCATGGTCAGCGAGGACCGCAAGGCCTCGGCGATTTCCATCATGTTCACCGGCCTGACCATGGCAACGCTGCTCGGCGTGCCGGCCGGCGCATGGCTGGGCCTGCAGTTCGGCTGGCGCGCGACGTTCTGGGCGGTCACTGCCATCGGCGTGCTGGCGACGCTCATTATTGCGACGCTGGTACCGGCCGACCGCAGCGCGCCGGCAGCGCTGTCGTTCCGCGACGAACTGCGCGTGGTCACCCGGCCGCAGGTACTGCTGGGCCTGCTGATGACGGTGCTCGGCTTCGGCGGCATGTTCACCGTGTATACCTATATCCAGCCGCTGCTGACGCAGGTGACCGGCTTCGCCGATGCGGCGGTGTCACCGATCCTGCTGGTGTTCGGCGTGGGCATGATCGTCGGCAACCTGCTGGGCGGCCGTTTCGCCGACCGTCGCCTGGCGCCCGCGCTGCTGGGCACGCTGGCCCTGCTGGCGCTGGTGATGGGCGCCATGACCTTCGTGCTGCACAGCCGCTGGGCGATGATCGCGTTCACCGGCCTGCTCGGCGCAGCCGCGTTCGCCACCGTGTCGCCGCTGCAGCTCTGGGTGCTGCAGAAGGCCAGCGGCGCGCAGAGCCTGGCCTCCAGCCTGAACATCGGTGCATTCAATCTCGGTAACGCGCTGGGCGCGTGGCTGGGCGGCGTGGTGATCTCGCAGGGGCTGGGCCTGTCGGCGCTGCCCTGGGTCGCGGCGCTGGTGCCGGCCTCCGCGTTCGCGGTCGCCTTGTGGGCCTTGGCGCTGCAACGGCGCCAACGCTACACGCTCGCCGCCGACGCGGGCTGCGCCTGA
- a CDS encoding class III extradiol ring-cleavage dioxygenase, translated as MTAPDLAPILPSLFLSHGSPMLAVDDSPTGRFLDLLGERLSRPRAIVVASAHFVHARPTVTAAPAPETIHDFGGFPDALYRITYPAVGAPALAHDIAGRLTAAAFEAREDAQHGLDHGVWVPLRRMYPAADIPVVALSVNPAQSAAWHYRLGLALAPLRKEGVLVVGSGGFSHNLRALDWQRGQASAYPWVTAFTDPLRAALLAGDLATALEWNALPYAQQNHPTPEHLYPLYVALGAGGGGARGRLLHRDVEMGGLALDAFAFDTD; from the coding sequence ATGACCGCCCCCGACCTCGCCCCGATCCTTCCCAGCCTGTTCCTGTCGCACGGCTCGCCGATGCTGGCAGTGGACGATTCGCCCACCGGCCGCTTCCTGGACCTGCTGGGAGAACGGCTGTCGCGACCGCGCGCCATCGTGGTGGCCTCCGCGCACTTCGTCCACGCCCGCCCGACCGTGACCGCGGCCCCTGCGCCGGAGACGATCCACGACTTCGGCGGCTTCCCGGACGCGCTGTACCGGATCACGTATCCGGCGGTGGGCGCGCCCGCGCTCGCCCACGACATCGCCGGACGCCTGACGGCCGCCGCCTTCGAAGCGCGCGAGGATGCGCAGCACGGCCTCGACCACGGTGTCTGGGTGCCGCTGCGGCGTATGTATCCGGCCGCCGACATTCCGGTGGTGGCGCTGTCCGTGAATCCTGCCCAGAGCGCCGCCTGGCATTACCGCCTGGGGCTGGCATTGGCCCCGCTGCGCAAGGAAGGCGTGCTCGTCGTGGGGTCCGGTGGCTTCTCGCACAATCTTCGTGCGCTGGACTGGCAGCGTGGGCAGGCATCGGCATATCCCTGGGTGACGGCCTTCACCGATCCGCTGCGCGCGGCCCTGCTGGCCGGCGATCTGGCCACCGCGCTCGAATGGAACGCGCTGCCGTACGCGCAGCAGAACCATCCCACTCCCGAACACCTGTATCCGCTCTACGTCGCGCTGGGTGCCGGTGGCGGGGGCGCCCGGGGACGGCTGCTTCATCGCGATGTCGAGATGGGCGGGCTGGCGCTGGACGCGTTCGCCTTCGACACCGACTGA